The stretch of DNA GCCGATCCATCGGCGCTGCGGATGCCATCGCGCTTGGCCGCCGTCACATAAGGAGATGACACGACTAATTCGCAGCCGGGGAAAGACTTCACGTAGATATTGTCATACGTCTTCGCGGCGGTGACCGGCCCGGCGACTTCCACGATGCCGTAATTGGCCAAGCTACACTTGGCGTCGTTGATGTAATAATTCCATTGAATTGCCTGATCGGTCACCACATGTTTGCCGAGGAAAATTTCCTGGTTCTTCTGGGCAACGAGCGCATTGTCGTCGAGCACGTTGATGGCGTTGGTGGTGATCTCGGTATTGTCGGCATGGACATTGTCTATACCACCGGCAACGTGCATCCCCACGGCGCTTTCCGACAGCTTCCCATTATTGAGAAACACATCATATTGGTAAGGCGTGCCGATGCCGAGCGCGCTGATCACCAGCGCGTCGTTCTGCGCCTGGAAGTAATATCCATCGACCGAGACGAAATTCGGTTGGTCGATATAAAGACCGTTCCACAGTGTGTTTTGCGACGTATTCAAGTAGGTCGCCACCACGTCCTTGAGCCATCCATAGCTCGTCTGGGAAATATGGATCGCAGCCCCGGCCGTCATCTTGGTCTGGCTCCAGACCGAGAACCCTTGCACGACCGGATTGTAACCGCCGGGAACGTCGATCAGGTCGATATTCGTCTTTAGACCCGTATAGACGAACTGGGTCGCCTGAGAGCCGCCGCCAACAACTGAGGAAGAGTTCAAGTTAAAGGTCAGCGTGCCGCTGAACAGACAGGTGCCAGCAGGAAAGACGACGCGCTTGCGCTGAATGCGCGCGACGAAGATCGCATTGATCGCCGCCGTGTCGTCAGTCTGTCCGTCGCACTTTACGCCTTGGTCACGCACATTGATGTAATCGGCGAAGCGGTCGGAGAATAGGCGAGAGGTGGTGCCGCCATTTGCAAGGGCCAGTCCAGCGGAGAGGTCCGCCTCGGAAATCGATCCGCCGGTGATCGTCAGGTTCTGGGCTTTACCGCCGTTGACGTCGAGCTTGAGACCGAACCACGTATTCCATTGCAATGCACCGACGATATCGGCCACTTTTCCGGTTTCGGCATACGACCTCCAGTTGGGATTGCTTTGAGCGCAGGCGCTTCCCATAGCATTAGAGACGGCAAGCGCGGCCCCCATCGACAGTAGCTGGCGCAAAGAACGGTGTTTTTTCATCTCAGTAGACCATCAATTCTGAGTCGCCACCGGAATCGTTTAAGAAAGGTGCGACATAGCCAAACCGAACGACCGTGTGCGCCGGAGCGCGTGCGGTGATCTCGCATTTCAACACGTCGTTTCCCCACGTCTGAAGCGGCTCCCCGGCGCATGACTGGCCGGCGCGAAACGCAACCGGCGTGTAACCCGGCGCGGAGACCGTCCAAGCGTAAACCCAGGCTTCGCCGCGCACCGGCTCACCGGCACGCATCAATCCAGCGCGAGCGGGAGCATATTCCGTTATTGCGATCGGATATCCGAGCGACAGCGCGAACCCGCTGTAGTATGCGATCGACGAGCCACCGCTATCGGTTAGACGCGCCACCACTTGGCTGCGCCTTTGCTCCAGGGTTGGGCTCCGACCAGCGCACGGATCCGGTAGGCCAAGCGTGCTTTCCCATTCGGAGAGCATGGACACCGTAGAGGCGGGGAAAACGTCGCCGATAAATATCTTCCCCGTCGATATTACCTTGACGGAAGCAGGCGTGAAAATCGCTATGATTTTCGAGATTGCCGTATCCAAACCACGTGGCCACGCCCTGCCAGTGGGCATTGTTCGCTTGATGCCAGCCGAGAATTGCTCAGTCGAATAGGTTGGAACTGGCATTATTGAATGTCCAGTTTACCAACGGTAGGCAAGCTACCAACGGGAACAACGACAGGGGAAATCGGATTTTTGAGTGTGAAGGTAGACGCACCAGTTGAAAGGATTGCCGCCTCGATCGCGGCTGGCGACAGCGTCATTCCAAGCGGCGTGCCTTTCCGCAGAAAGAGATCGGCGAGTGCAGCAGTGATTGCAGCGGCCGTTACACCGGTCGACAAATCGGAAAGAGCCACGTCGATCGGGTATGCGGCCGGCGAACAAACGATCACTAGAGCAGTAACAGGCTGTTCTGGACGAACCGTATCAGCGACAAAAAGCTGATCGCCAATTGCTACGGGGTATCGGGTTTCATCCGATGCGCTTCCATCCGTTCCTTGTGGGAAACCATTTTCTGCGGCACGCACATCATCGAGCATCGGATAGACAACAACGGTGCCAGCACCGAAGCCGTTCGGATTACACCAAGCGCGCGTTACTCCCGTTGCGCTAAGCGCCCACTCCACATAATCGACCGCTCTCCCGCCGCCGTCACGGCTGGCGTACGCCTCCATGATGCGAGTTCGGAGTTCGTCATCGCTTTCCTGATCGGCACCCAAGGCGACCGTGCCAGTGGAGGTGAAGCTTGCGTTGATGCCTGCGATCGCAGTTGCAAGGGTAAAGCCCGTGCCAGGATCGCAATTTCCATCGGCTCCTGCATCGGAGCATTGCACTTGACAAACGACGCTGCCGGTCGCGTCGGTCTCAACGCCGGATACCACCGTGTAACCCAACCCGTCGGCTCGATTTATAGCCGTTCCAGCCGGTAGGGGGATAAGTGGTGATCCCCCAGACGAAACCAGTGTCAGCGTTGCGGTCTCCGCATCCTTTCGAACAACTTTGCGCATCGCGCCCCAGGCATCGAGCGCCTCGTCTTCCGCCGTCCAGGGCACCGCCTGTCGATAACAATAGGAAAGATAATCGTAATTGCCCCAAACCAGATTGGCGAACATCCATGTCAGAACGCGCAGGATCGAACGTGGCAGCAGCGATCGACCGGCTGTGACGTTGCTGGCGACAACATCATTCAGCCCCTGATTGAACAGATCAGAAAGGGTCGGCTGTTGATAGGGCATTTTGGTCCTTCCATGCCCACGCATACTGGAAGGACGTATCGGTCCCATCGGGCGCAGTCAGAACAATGCCAATATTTAAGGTTGAACCGTTCAGCCACGATGTCGTGA from Kozakia baliensis encodes:
- a CDS encoding glycosyl hydrolase family 28-related protein, encoding MKKHRSLRQLLSMGAALAVSNAMGSACAQSNPNWRSYAETGKVADIVGALQWNTWFGLKLDVNGGKAQNLTITGGSISEADLSAGLALANGGTTSRLFSDRFADYINVRDQGVKCDGQTDDTAAINAIFVARIQRKRVVFPAGTCLFSGTLTFNLNSSSVVGGGSQATQFVYTGLKTNIDLIDVPGGYNPVVQGFSVWSQTKMTAGAAIHISQTSYGWLKDVVATYLNTSQNTLWNGLYIDQPNFVSVDGYYFQAQNDALVISALGIGTPYQYDVFLNNGKLSESAVGMHVAGGIDNVHADNTEITTNAINVLDDNALVAQKNQEIFLGKHVVTDQAIQWNYYINDAKCSLANYGIVEVAGPVTAAKTYDNIYVKSFPGCELVVSSPYVTAAKRDGIRSADGSAILAVAPQTLITANGEFGVNAEFAWSKVLSIGQLFGNVGGSYGPNVVPPALSNPSTPTYTLATVPACGASAAVGARAYLSDMTKPGESAGSGTGGPAFCSAAASSGGSSYWASQLSGKQATN
- a CDS encoding YmfQ family protein, encoding MPTGRAWPRGLDTAISKIIAIFTPASVKVISTGKIFIGDVFPASTVSMLSEWESTLGLPDPCAGRSPTLEQRRSQVVARLTDSGGSSIAYYSGFALSLGYPIAITEYAPARAGLMRAGEPVRGEAWVYAWTVSAPGYTPVAFRAGQSCAGEPLQTWGNDVLKCEITARAPAHTVVRFGYVAPFLNDSGGDSELMVY
- a CDS encoding baseplate J/gp47 family protein, whose protein sequence is MPYQQPTLSDLFNQGLNDVVASNVTAGRSLLPRSILRVLTWMFANLVWGNYDYLSYCYRQAVPWTAEDEALDAWGAMRKVVRKDAETATLTLVSSGGSPLIPLPAGTAINRADGLGYTVVSGVETDATGSVVCQVQCSDAGADGNCDPGTGFTLATAIAGINASFTSTGTVALGADQESDDELRTRIMEAYASRDGGGRAVDYVEWALSATGVTRAWCNPNGFGAGTVVVYPMLDDVRAAENGFPQGTDGSASDETRYPVAIGDQLFVADTVRPEQPVTALVIVCSPAAYPIDVALSDLSTGVTAAAITAALADLFLRKGTPLGMTLSPAAIEAAILSTGASTFTLKNPISPVVVPVGSLPTVGKLDIQ